The following are encoded in a window of Kitasatospora fiedleri genomic DNA:
- the pdxR gene encoding MocR-like pyridoxine biosynthesis transcription factor PdxR: MDSWATFGGDLHLDLDAGRARGLGLRAALEDALRTAVRDGRLAAGTRLPSSRALAADLGIARNTVAEAYTQLAAEGWLASRQGSGTVVAGRGPQPTPAAPPPGLPVRPAPLHNLRPGSPDLSRFPRGAWLAAARRALATAPHEAFGYGDPRGRIELRRALAGYLARARGVRTDPERLLVCTGYLQGLGLLCAALREHGLTEVAVEEYGLPPQHAAITARGLALRPLPLDEGGALTTGLDRTGAGLAVLTPAHQFPTGVPLRASRRAAAVDWARQTGGYLLEDDYDGEFRYDRHAIGAMQALDPERVVYAGTAAKSLAPGLRLAWLALPAALVEPVARHKRLTDGQSGALEQLTLAELIDSGGYDRHVRRSRHLLRRRRDRLVEVLAARAPQVRVTGLNAGLHAVLELPADGPGEDELLRRARKSGLALNTLGWSLAPGATPAPGRAPGLVIGYGTPPEHAFEPALDALCALLRQPL, translated from the coding sequence ATGGATTCCTGGGCCACTTTCGGCGGCGACCTGCACCTCGACCTGGACGCCGGACGGGCCCGCGGCCTGGGCCTGCGCGCCGCCCTGGAGGACGCGCTGCGCACCGCCGTCCGCGACGGCCGGCTGGCCGCCGGCACCCGGCTGCCGTCCTCCCGGGCGCTCGCCGCCGACCTCGGCATCGCCCGCAACACCGTCGCCGAGGCGTACACCCAGCTCGCCGCCGAGGGCTGGCTGGCCTCCCGCCAGGGCTCGGGCACCGTGGTCGCCGGACGCGGCCCGCAGCCGACCCCGGCCGCGCCGCCGCCCGGCCTGCCCGTCCGGCCCGCGCCCCTGCACAACCTGCGCCCCGGCTCGCCCGACCTGAGCCGCTTCCCGCGCGGCGCCTGGCTCGCCGCGGCCCGCCGGGCCCTGGCCACCGCCCCGCACGAGGCGTTCGGCTACGGCGACCCGCGCGGCCGGATCGAACTGCGCCGCGCCCTGGCCGGCTACCTGGCCCGGGCCCGCGGCGTGCGCACCGACCCGGAGCGGCTGCTGGTCTGCACCGGCTACCTCCAGGGCCTGGGCCTGCTCTGCGCCGCCCTGCGCGAGCACGGCCTGACCGAGGTCGCCGTCGAGGAGTACGGCCTGCCGCCGCAGCACGCCGCGATCACCGCCCGCGGCCTGGCCCTGCGCCCGCTGCCGCTGGACGAGGGCGGCGCCCTGACCACCGGCCTCGACCGCACCGGCGCCGGGCTGGCCGTGCTCACCCCCGCCCACCAGTTCCCCACCGGCGTCCCGCTGCGGGCCTCCCGGCGGGCCGCCGCCGTCGACTGGGCCCGGCAGACCGGCGGCTACCTGCTGGAGGACGACTACGACGGCGAGTTCCGCTACGACCGGCACGCGATCGGCGCCATGCAGGCCCTCGACCCCGAACGGGTGGTGTACGCGGGCACCGCCGCCAAGTCGCTCGCCCCGGGCCTGCGGCTGGCCTGGCTGGCCCTGCCCGCCGCCCTGGTCGAACCGGTGGCCCGGCACAAGCGGCTGACCGACGGGCAGAGCGGCGCCCTGGAACAGCTCACCCTGGCCGAACTGATCGACTCCGGCGGCTACGACCGGCACGTCCGGCGCAGCCGGCACCTGCTGCGCCGCCGCCGCGACCGGCTGGTCGAGGTGCTCGCCGCCCGCGCCCCGCAGGTCCGGGTCACCGGCCTCAACGCCGGCCTGCACGCCGTCCTGGAACTGCCCGCGGACGGCCCCGGCGAGGACGAACTCCTGCGCCGCGCCAGGAAGTCCGGCCTCGCCCTGAACACCCTGGGCTGGAGCCTGGCCCCCGGCGCGACCCCCGCCCCGGGCCGGGCCCCCGGCCTGGTGATCGGCTACGGCACCCCGCCCGAGCACGCCTTCGAACCCGCCCTCGACGCGCTCTGCGCGCTGCTCCGTCAGCCCTTGTGA
- a CDS encoding DUF6126 family protein — protein MADTAKHPAHAPVPKYAETIDAGYRASNRVWIRVWIYIVSGHVFVGFLFLLFYVGSHKG, from the coding sequence ATGGCCGACACCGCGAAGCACCCCGCCCACGCCCCCGTCCCGAAGTACGCCGAGACCATCGACGCGGGCTACCGCGCCTCGAACCGGGTCTGGATCCGGGTGTGGATCTACATCGTGTCGGGCCACGTCTTCGTGGGCTTCCTGTTCCTGCTGTTCTACGTCGGCAGTCACAAGGGCTGA
- a CDS encoding helix-turn-helix domain-containing protein — MTDSPLGEDQEVAGLGARLREQRVSSRLTLEAAAARVGLSPAYLSRLETGRRQPSLPVLLGLARAYGTSVAGLLGEQPGEPDPVIRGGGIEPGRAGGWGYRRAGAPGRAMQALRVHVPPSTQDAVVRVHPGEEWLYVTEGRMRLTLGDRVHLLEPSDSAHFDSMTPHVIAADTADGLDLIFVHTLLQSPAGELCLGDAPRI, encoded by the coding sequence ATGACGGACAGCCCACTCGGTGAGGACCAGGAGGTCGCGGGCCTCGGTGCGCGACTGCGGGAGCAGCGGGTCTCCAGCCGCTTGACGCTGGAGGCCGCGGCGGCCCGGGTCGGCCTCTCGCCAGCTTACTTGTCGCGCCTGGAGACCGGGCGGCGGCAGCCCTCGCTGCCGGTGCTGCTGGGTCTGGCCCGGGCGTACGGGACGAGCGTGGCCGGGCTGCTCGGGGAGCAGCCCGGCGAGCCGGACCCGGTGATCCGGGGCGGCGGGATCGAGCCCGGGCGGGCCGGCGGCTGGGGGTACCGGCGGGCCGGTGCGCCGGGCCGGGCGATGCAGGCGCTGCGGGTGCACGTGCCGCCGAGCACGCAGGACGCGGTAGTGCGGGTGCACCCGGGCGAGGAGTGGCTGTACGTCACCGAGGGCCGGATGCGGCTGACCCTGGGCGACCGGGTCCACCTGCTGGAGCCGAGCGACTCGGCGCACTTCGACTCGATGACCCCGCACGTGATCGCCGCGGACACCGCCGACGGCCTCGACCTGATCTTCGTCCACACGCTGTTGCAGAGCCCGGCCGGCGAGCTGTGCCTGGGCGACGCCCCCCGCATCTAG
- a CDS encoding pyruvate dehydrogenase, whose protein sequence is MVEVLRQAGVERVYGVVGDSLNPVVDAIRRAEGISWVHVRNEEAGAFAAAAEAELTGRLAVCAGSCGPGNTHLIQGLYDAQRSGVPVLALASHIPSGQIGTGFFQETHPERVFTDCSTWCEMLSNPAQLPRLLRIGIQHALGAPGVSVLVFPGDVAALTAPSPTGSSAFLTEQAVAAPPWSQVQALAEALNSARTVTVFAGAGVRGAHEELMHLAEVLQAPVGHSLRGKEWVQYDNPYDVGMSGLLGYGACHEALHEAELVLLLGTDFPYDSFLPQARTVQVDHDATRLGRRTPLELAVHGDVAATLRAVLPLLERKTDRRFLDGMLDRHCKALETVVGAYTKGIEKHRPIHPEYVASVLDDVADQDTVFTVDTGMCNVWAARYLTPNGRRRVIGSFLHGSMANALPHAIGAQLAFPGRQVVSMSGDGGIGMLLGELLTVAKYRLPVKTVVFNNGALGMIKLEMLVSGYPEAEIDNGDVDYAAIARACGIPAKRVTDPAKVREVLVDALERPGPALVDVVTDPNALSIPPHITAAQLKGFALAAGRTVLTGGVGKMIDLARSNLRNIPRP, encoded by the coding sequence ATGGTGGAAGTGCTCCGGCAGGCCGGGGTCGAACGCGTCTACGGAGTGGTCGGCGACAGCCTCAACCCGGTCGTCGACGCGATCCGCCGCGCCGAGGGCATCTCCTGGGTGCACGTCAGGAACGAGGAGGCCGGGGCGTTCGCGGCCGCCGCCGAGGCCGAGCTGACCGGGCGGCTCGCGGTCTGCGCGGGCAGCTGCGGCCCCGGCAACACCCACCTGATCCAGGGCCTGTACGACGCCCAGCGCAGCGGCGTGCCTGTGCTGGCCCTGGCCTCGCACATCCCGTCCGGGCAGATCGGCACCGGCTTCTTCCAGGAGACCCACCCCGAGCGGGTGTTCACCGACTGCAGCACCTGGTGCGAAATGCTCTCCAACCCGGCCCAGCTGCCCCGGCTGCTGCGGATCGGCATCCAGCACGCGCTCGGCGCCCCGGGCGTCTCGGTGCTGGTCTTCCCCGGCGACGTCGCCGCACTCACCGCCCCCTCCCCCACCGGGAGCAGCGCCTTCCTCACCGAGCAGGCCGTCGCCGCCCCGCCCTGGTCCCAGGTCCAGGCGCTCGCCGAGGCGCTCAACTCCGCCCGCACCGTGACCGTCTTCGCCGGCGCGGGCGTCCGCGGCGCGCACGAGGAGCTGATGCACCTCGCCGAGGTGCTCCAGGCCCCGGTCGGGCACTCGCTGCGCGGCAAGGAGTGGGTGCAGTACGACAACCCGTACGACGTCGGGATGAGCGGCCTGCTCGGCTACGGCGCCTGCCACGAGGCGCTGCACGAGGCCGAGTTGGTCCTGCTGCTGGGCACCGACTTCCCCTACGACTCCTTCCTCCCGCAGGCCCGCACCGTCCAGGTCGACCACGACGCGACCCGGCTCGGCCGCCGCACCCCGCTGGAACTCGCCGTGCACGGCGACGTGGCCGCCACGCTGCGGGCCGTGCTGCCGCTGCTGGAGCGCAAGACCGACCGCCGCTTCCTGGACGGGATGCTGGACCGGCACTGCAAGGCCCTGGAGACGGTGGTCGGCGCCTACACCAAGGGCATCGAGAAGCACCGGCCGATCCACCCCGAGTACGTCGCCTCGGTCCTCGACGACGTCGCCGACCAGGACACGGTGTTCACCGTCGACACCGGGATGTGCAACGTCTGGGCCGCCCGCTACCTCACCCCCAACGGGCGCCGCCGGGTGATCGGCTCCTTCCTGCACGGCTCGATGGCGAACGCGCTGCCGCACGCGATCGGCGCCCAACTCGCCTTCCCCGGACGGCAGGTGGTCTCGATGTCGGGCGACGGCGGGATCGGCATGCTGCTCGGCGAACTGCTCACCGTGGCGAAGTACCGGCTGCCGGTGAAGACCGTGGTGTTCAACAACGGGGCGCTCGGCATGATCAAGCTGGAGATGCTGGTCTCCGGCTACCCGGAGGCCGAGATCGACAACGGCGACGTGGACTACGCCGCGATCGCCCGCGCCTGCGGCATCCCCGCCAAGCGGGTCACCGACCCCGCGAAGGTCCGCGAGGTGCTCGTCGACGCCCTGGAACGCCCCGGCCCCGCGCTCGTCGACGTGGTCACCGACCCCAACGCCCTCTCCATCCCCCCGCACATCACCGCCGCCCAGCTCAAGGGCTTCGCCCTCGCCGCCGGCCGCACCGTCCTGACCGGCGGCGTCGGCAAGATGATCGACCTGGCCCGCTCCAACCTCCGTAACATCCCGCGCCCCTGA
- a CDS encoding cytochrome P450 family protein, producing the protein MVWAVTRHDALQRVLADPRVGKGVGHWSLYREGGLPEGWPLLTFVTVPGMTTSDGADHRRLRALSAQALTPRRIAELAPAVRQRVAELLDALPAAQDPAAGVDLRARFAYPLPMHVIGRLLGLDPDQQDRLHELSDIVVSSSGAPGASAAAARDIGVLLAGVVAAKRAEPADDLTTALIAAREDQDRLSEPELIGILLQLVVAGHETTLNLICNAVHALLTHPEQLRPVLDGTVPWSAVVEETLRWNSPVGQFPMRYALEDIDLGEGVVIRKGDGMLASYAAAGRDPEQWADADRFDPTRSPLRHLSLGHGPHFCIGSALARLEAETALRELFARFPGLRLAEGADPRPIPSFVSNGISSLRVRLG; encoded by the coding sequence GTGGTCTGGGCGGTGACCCGGCACGACGCCCTCCAGCGGGTGCTGGCCGACCCCCGGGTCGGCAAGGGCGTCGGGCACTGGTCGCTGTACCGGGAGGGCGGGCTGCCCGAGGGCTGGCCGCTGCTGACCTTCGTCACCGTGCCCGGGATGACCACCTCCGACGGCGCCGACCACCGGCGGCTGCGCGCCCTGTCCGCGCAGGCGCTCACCCCGCGCCGGATCGCCGAGCTGGCCCCCGCCGTCCGGCAGCGGGTCGCCGAGCTGCTGGACGCGCTGCCCGCCGCGCAGGACCCGGCGGCCGGGGTCGACCTGCGCGCCCGGTTCGCCTACCCGCTGCCGATGCACGTCATCGGCCGGCTGCTGGGCCTGGACCCGGACCAGCAGGACCGGCTGCACGAGCTGTCCGACATCGTGGTCAGCTCCTCCGGCGCGCCCGGCGCCAGCGCGGCCGCCGCCCGGGACATCGGCGTGCTGCTGGCCGGCGTGGTCGCCGCGAAGCGGGCCGAGCCCGCCGACGACCTGACCACCGCGCTGATCGCCGCCCGCGAGGACCAGGACCGGCTCAGCGAGCCCGAGCTGATCGGCATCCTGCTCCAGCTGGTGGTGGCCGGCCACGAGACCACCCTCAACCTGATCTGCAACGCGGTGCACGCCCTGCTCACCCACCCCGAGCAGCTGCGGCCGGTGCTGGACGGCACCGTGCCGTGGTCGGCGGTGGTCGAGGAGACGCTGCGCTGGAACTCCCCGGTCGGCCAGTTCCCGATGCGCTACGCGCTGGAGGACATCGACCTGGGCGAGGGCGTGGTGATCCGCAAGGGCGACGGGATGCTCGCCTCGTACGCGGCGGCCGGGCGCGACCCGGAGCAGTGGGCGGACGCGGACCGCTTCGACCCGACCCGCTCCCCGCTGCGGCACCTCTCGCTCGGGCACGGGCCGCACTTCTGCATCGGCTCGGCGCTGGCCCGGCTGGAGGCGGAGACCGCGCTGCGCGAGCTGTTCGCGCGCTTCCCCGGGCTGCGGCTCGCCGAGGGCGCGGACCCGCGGCCGATCCCGTCCTTCGTCAGCAACGGCATCAGCAGCCTGCGGGTCCGGCTCGGCTGA
- a CDS encoding cytochrome P450, producing MTVPEHLAATTGCPHTGRPAGAALYGSAVAADPHGLYARLRAEHGPVAPIELEPGVEAWLVIGYQEMLELTRNEQQFSKDSRGWRVPREGRLRPDSHLVPMTMWRPTLQSMDGAEHQRLSSAVADTLARIDHKRLRETTEAAAMALIESWGPDGTADLVGQFTRRLPLLVFTQLLDLPEEDGPHLLELITGVVDSNADSQRASAALAALLASLVRQRRERPGEDLTSWLLTHPVGLTDEEVVHHLVVILIAGNEPTINWIGNTVRLLLTDRRFRTSLTGGRATVADALEEVLWRDPPVQNFPGRWATSDTVLGGQYISAGDLLVLGLAGANDDPSAHGPDGLSGNRAHLAWGAGRHVCPAKDPARLIVETAIETLLHCLPDLQLAVPAHELTWRPSPWSRALTSLPVLYSAFTPPRPAPPERTAWTPQPQTGSAPTDSTPSEQTSTPRTSGSALADLRRRLSSLVGWWSGR from the coding sequence ATGACCGTTCCCGAACACCTGGCGGCCACCACCGGCTGCCCCCACACCGGCCGCCCGGCCGGTGCCGCGCTGTACGGCTCGGCGGTCGCCGCCGACCCGCACGGCCTGTACGCCCGGCTGCGCGCCGAGCACGGCCCGGTCGCCCCGATCGAGCTGGAGCCCGGGGTGGAGGCGTGGCTGGTCATCGGGTACCAGGAGATGCTCGAACTGACCCGCAACGAGCAGCAGTTCTCCAAGGACTCGCGGGGCTGGCGGGTGCCCCGGGAGGGCCGGCTGCGCCCGGACTCGCACCTGGTGCCGATGACCATGTGGCGGCCCACCCTGCAGAGCATGGACGGCGCCGAGCACCAGCGGCTGAGCAGCGCGGTCGCCGACACCCTGGCCCGGATCGACCACAAGCGGCTGCGGGAGACCACCGAGGCCGCCGCGATGGCGCTGATCGAGAGCTGGGGGCCGGACGGCACCGCCGACCTGGTCGGCCAGTTCACCCGACGGCTGCCGCTGCTGGTCTTCACCCAGCTGCTGGACCTGCCCGAGGAGGACGGCCCGCACCTGCTCGAACTGATCACCGGGGTGGTGGACAGCAACGCCGACTCGCAGCGGGCCTCCGCCGCGCTGGCCGCGCTGCTGGCCTCGCTGGTGCGGCAGCGGCGCGAGCGGCCCGGCGAGGACCTGACCTCCTGGCTGCTGACCCACCCGGTCGGGCTGACCGACGAGGAGGTGGTGCACCACCTGGTGGTGATCCTGATCGCGGGCAACGAGCCGACCATCAACTGGATCGGCAACACGGTGCGGCTGCTGCTCACCGACCGCCGCTTCCGCACCAGCCTGACCGGCGGCCGGGCGACCGTCGCGGACGCCCTGGAGGAGGTGCTCTGGCGCGACCCGCCGGTGCAGAACTTCCCCGGCCGGTGGGCCACCTCGGACACCGTGCTGGGCGGCCAGTACATCAGCGCGGGCGACCTGCTGGTGCTCGGCCTGGCCGGGGCCAACGACGACCCGTCGGCGCACGGCCCGGACGGCCTCAGCGGCAACCGGGCCCACCTGGCCTGGGGCGCGGGCCGGCACGTCTGCCCGGCCAAGGACCCGGCCCGGCTGATCGTCGAGACCGCGATCGAGACACTGCTGCACTGCCTGCCGGACCTCCAGCTCGCCGTCCCCGCGCACGAGTTGACCTGGCGCCCGTCGCCCTGGTCGCGCGCCCTGACCAGCCTGCCGGTGCTGTACAGCGCCTTCACCCCGCCCCGCCCCGCACCGCCCGAGAGGACCGCATGGACGCCGCAGCCGCAGACCGGGTCTGCCCCTACAGACTCGACCCCGTCGGAGCAGACCAGCACGCCGAGAACGAGCGGCTCCGCGCTCGCGGACCTGCGACGCAGGTTGAGCTCCCTGGTGGGGTGGTGGTCTGGGCGGTGA
- a CDS encoding GTP-binding protein: protein MVSVSSVEPTYLPPSVQGAVKILVTGPFGVGKTTLVGALSEIDPLRTEETMTAAGEDVDDLTGRPHKSTTTVALDFGRITLSGRLALYLFGTPGQQRFWPLWEDLSRGALGAIALVDSRRIEESFDVLGLLEEQRIPFAVAVNLFPDTPPYPEEELRAALDLLPGVPILTCDVRDQGAAHRLLIDFVDHLRVGALELS, encoded by the coding sequence TTGGTCTCCGTCAGCTCCGTTGAGCCGACCTACCTGCCGCCCAGCGTGCAGGGCGCGGTGAAGATCCTGGTCACCGGGCCGTTCGGGGTCGGCAAGACCACCCTGGTCGGCGCGCTGAGCGAGATCGACCCGCTGCGCACCGAGGAGACGATGACCGCGGCCGGCGAGGACGTGGACGACCTGACCGGCCGTCCGCACAAGTCGACCACCACGGTGGCGCTGGACTTCGGCCGGATCACGCTCAGCGGCCGGCTCGCGCTGTACCTGTTCGGCACGCCTGGGCAGCAGCGGTTCTGGCCGCTGTGGGAGGACCTGTCGCGCGGGGCGCTGGGCGCGATCGCGCTGGTCGACTCGCGCCGGATCGAGGAGTCCTTCGACGTGCTCGGGCTGCTGGAGGAGCAGCGCATCCCGTTCGCGGTCGCGGTCAACCTCTTCCCCGACACCCCGCCCTACCCGGAGGAGGAGCTGCGGGCCGCGCTCGACCTGCTGCCCGGGGTGCCGATCCTCACCTGCGACGTCCGTGACCAGGGCGCCGCTCACCGCCTGCTGATCGATTTCGTCGACCACCTGCGGGTGGGCGCCCTGGAGCTGTCATGA
- a CDS encoding DUF742 domain-containing protein, with translation MSRGPVRPYVITGGRSRTGRSVLEFESLVRTVPGVAVDPMVVNREQLKILEICRQLLSVAEVAAHLGLPISVLKVLVGDLWELGAVQVLPPVRPAERAPLALIEEVLVGLRQLR, from the coding sequence GTGAGCCGCGGACCGGTACGCCCGTACGTCATCACCGGCGGACGCAGCCGGACCGGCCGGAGCGTGCTGGAGTTCGAGAGCCTGGTGCGGACCGTGCCGGGGGTCGCGGTCGACCCGATGGTGGTGAACCGGGAGCAGTTGAAGATCCTGGAGATCTGCCGCCAGCTGCTGTCGGTCGCCGAGGTGGCGGCCCACCTCGGCCTGCCGATCAGCGTGCTGAAGGTGCTGGTGGGCGACCTGTGGGAGCTGGGCGCGGTCCAGGTGCTGCCGCCCGTACGACCGGCCGAGCGGGCACCGCTGGCCCTGATCGAGGAGGTGCTGGTTGGTCTCCGTCAGCTCCGTTGA
- a CDS encoding roadblock/LC7 domain-containing protein, with the protein MTTNTDLGWLLADIVSVPEVRHALVVSNDGLEIGRSPRIDRDDAERLAAACSGLQSLSRGVATGFGDGSTRQIVIEYGGGYLFVVAAGAGTHLAVVAGESVDAGLVAYQMQMLVGRIGEHLTAAPRQESAAGDLR; encoded by the coding sequence ATGACGACCAACACTGATCTCGGCTGGCTGCTGGCCGACATCGTCTCCGTACCGGAGGTCCGGCACGCCCTCGTGGTGTCCAACGACGGACTGGAGATCGGCCGCAGCCCGCGGATCGACCGGGACGACGCCGAGCGGCTGGCCGCCGCCTGCTCCGGGCTCCAGTCGCTGTCCCGGGGGGTGGCGACCGGCTTCGGCGACGGCAGCACCCGGCAGATCGTCATCGAGTACGGCGGCGGCTACCTGTTCGTGGTCGCCGCCGGGGCCGGGACGCACCTCGCGGTGGTGGCCGGGGAGTCGGTGGACGCGGGCCTGGTGGCCTACCAGATGCAGATGCTGGTCGGGCGGATCGGCGAGCACCTGACCGCCGCGCCCCGGCAGGAGAGCGCCGCCGGGGACCTGCGGTGA
- a CDS encoding sensor histidine kinase, with protein sequence MTTTQWCLAAASLLALLALAAAARSRAVTRALRSRLSRTENELASVQQQLAAELADRRAGAEAALQEQEMNAATRRAFLNVARRILVMAHDQQAGLDEMERTHDDPVLLDGLLRADHAAAQQARLAQTLAVLCGSRAGRTWPEPVPLEDVVRGAQGRILPFQRVVVHSRVDTAVLGAAAEALIHAVAELLDNATRYSPPSSQVYVTLMPVHNGAVIEIDDCGVGMTDVTVAKAAAALAGGGSLEVSRIGEVPQLGLAAVGRLAQQYGFRVTVHSTPSPYGGVRVVVLLPNALLTDPLPHGLPGAAARPAVAAPEPRRAGPEPRHRAPEPRSRATDPLPVRPVTPRTAAAQPPGAAQPPEGPPRGGALPRRTNRRGSAPQHQFPAEPAVSPRSAREAQAFMSLFQSGTADGRTAAQQDRWSDPDRPDVFPASPQGDSHDDQH encoded by the coding sequence GTGACGACCACTCAATGGTGCCTGGCAGCAGCTTCCTTGCTCGCCCTCCTCGCCCTCGCGGCGGCTGCCCGCTCCCGCGCCGTCACCCGAGCCCTGCGCTCCCGGCTGTCCCGCACCGAGAACGAACTCGCGTCCGTCCAGCAGCAGTTGGCCGCCGAGCTGGCCGACCGCCGGGCCGGGGCCGAGGCCGCCCTGCAGGAGCAGGAGATGAACGCGGCGACCCGCCGGGCCTTCCTCAACGTGGCCCGCCGAATCCTGGTGATGGCGCACGACCAGCAGGCCGGGCTGGACGAGATGGAGCGCACCCACGACGACCCGGTGCTGCTCGACGGCCTGCTGCGGGCCGACCACGCCGCCGCCCAGCAGGCCCGCCTCGCCCAGACCCTGGCCGTGCTCTGCGGCTCGCGGGCCGGCCGGACCTGGCCCGAGCCCGTCCCGCTGGAGGACGTGGTGCGCGGCGCCCAGGGCCGAATCCTGCCGTTCCAGCGGGTGGTGGTGCACAGCCGGGTGGACACCGCGGTGCTCGGCGCCGCCGCCGAGGCGCTGATCCACGCGGTGGCCGAACTGCTGGACAACGCCACCCGCTACTCGCCGCCCAGCTCGCAGGTGTACGTGACGCTGATGCCGGTGCACAACGGCGCGGTGATCGAGATCGACGACTGCGGCGTCGGCATGACCGACGTGACGGTGGCCAAGGCCGCCGCCGCGCTGGCCGGCGGCGGCTCGCTGGAGGTCTCCCGGATCGGCGAGGTCCCGCAGCTGGGCCTGGCCGCGGTCGGCCGGCTCGCCCAGCAGTACGGCTTCCGGGTCACCGTGCACTCCACCCCGTCCCCGTACGGCGGCGTGCGGGTGGTGGTGCTGCTGCCGAACGCGCTGCTCACCGACCCGCTGCCGCACGGCCTGCCGGGCGCCGCGGCCCGCCCGGCGGTGGCGGCGCCCGAACCGCGCCGCGCCGGGCCCGAGCCGCGCCACCGCGCACCCGAACCGCGCTCCCGCGCCACCGACCCGCTGCCCGTCCGCCCGGTCACCCCCCGGACCGCGGCGGCCCAGCCCCCCGGCGCGGCCCAGCCCCCCGAGGGGCCGCCGCGCGGCGGCGCCCTGCCGCGCCGCACCAACCGGCGGGGCAGCGCCCCGCAGCACCAGTTCCCCGCGGAGCCGGCGGTCTCGCCGCGCTCCGCCCGCGAGGCCCAGGCCTTCATGTCGCTGTTCCAGAGCGGTACCGCTGACGGCCGCACCGCCGCCCAGCAGGACCGGTGGTCCGACCCGGACCGCCCCGACGTATTCCCCGCTTCCCCCCAGGGAGACTCCCATGACGACCAACACTGA